A section of the Oryza sativa Japonica Group chromosome 1, ASM3414082v1 genome encodes:
- the LOC4325145 gene encoding gibberellin 2-beta-dioxygenase 3-like, which yields MVVLAGPPAVDHIPLLRSPDPGDVFSGVPVVDLGSPGAARAVVDACERYGFFKVVNHGVATDTMDKAESEAVRFFSQTQPDKDRSGPAYPFGYGSKRIGFNGDMGWLEYLLLALDDASLADACTVPSCAVFRAALNEYISGVRKVAVRVMEAMSEGLGIAQADALSALVTAEGSDQVFRVNHYPPCRALQGLGCSVTGFGEHTDPQLVSVLRSNGTSGLQIALRDGQWVSVPSDRDSFFVNVGDSLQVLTNGRFKSVKHRVVANSLKSRVSFIYFGGPPLAQRIAPLPQLLGEGEQSLYKEFTWDEYKKAAYKSRLGDNRLAQFEKK from the exons ATGGTGGTTCTCGCTGGCCCGCCCGCCGTCGATCACATCCCGCTGCTGAGGTCGCCGGACCCCGGCGACGTCTTCTCCGGCGTGCCGGTCGTCGACCTCGGCAGCCCCGGCGCGGCGAGGGCCGTGGTGGACGCCTGCGAGCGGTACGGGTTCTTCAAGGTCGTCAACCACGGCGTGGCCACGGACACGATGGACAAGGCCGAGTCGGAGGCCGTCAGGTTCTTCTCCCAGACGCAGCCCGACAAGGACCGCTCCGGCCCGGCCTACCCGTTCGGGTACGGCAGCAAGCGGATCGGGTTCAATGGCGACATGGGGTGGCTCGAgtacctcctcctcgccctcgacGACGCGTCGCTCGCCGACGCCTGCACCGTCCCGTCCTGCGCGGTCTTCCG GGCCGCTCTGAACGAGTACATCTCGGGGGTGCGGAAGGTGGCGGTGCGGGTGATGGAGGCGATGTCGGAGGGGCTGGGCATTGCGCAGGCGGACGCGCTGAGCGCGCTGGTGACGGCGGAAGGGAGCGACCAGGTGTTCCGCGTGAACCACTACCCGCCGTGCCGCGCGCTGCAGGGGCTCGGCTGCAGCGTCACCGGCTTCGGCGAGCACACCGACCCGCAGCTCGTCTCCGTGCTCCGCTCAAACGGCACGTCCGGCCTGCAGATCGCGCTCCGCGACGGCCAGTGGGTGTCCGTGCCCTCCGACCGCGACTCCTTCTTCGTCAACGTCGGCGACTCGTTGCAG GTTCTGACCAATGGGAGGTTCAAGAGCGTGAAGCACAGGGTGGTGGCCAACAGCCTAAAGTCTAGGGTTTCCTTCATCTACTTTGGAGGGCCACCGTTAGCACAGAGGATTGCACCATTGCCACAGCTGCTGGGGGAGGGAGAGCAGAGCCTGTACAAGGAGTTCACATGGGATGAGTACAAGAAGGCTGCCTACAAATCAAGGCTTGGAGACAACAGGCTGGCCCAGTTTGAGAAGAAGTAG